A genome region from Anaerobacillus alkaliphilus includes the following:
- a CDS encoding glutathione peroxidase: MNVYNFSAVAMNGREVPLQDYKGKVVLIVNTAGRCGFTYQYEDLQRLYNRYKEKGFVILGFPCNQFDNQEPDNNEKIQASCLLNYGVSFPLFQKIDVRGENAHPLFHYLSHSKPFEGFNKFHPVAKILIPLLNDKHPEYLVDDYSIKWNFTKFLISPEGEVVKRLECTTDIIDLELDIEKLLETTHA, encoded by the coding sequence ATGAATGTTTATAATTTTTCAGCTGTAGCTATGAACGGAAGAGAAGTACCTCTTCAAGACTATAAAGGTAAGGTAGTATTAATTGTTAATACTGCTGGAAGATGTGGATTTACATATCAATATGAAGATTTACAACGATTATACAATCGCTATAAAGAGAAAGGCTTCGTTATTCTTGGGTTTCCTTGTAATCAATTTGATAATCAAGAGCCTGACAATAATGAAAAAATTCAAGCTTCTTGTCTATTAAACTATGGAGTTAGCTTCCCATTATTTCAAAAGATTGACGTACGTGGGGAAAATGCTCATCCTTTATTCCACTACCTATCACACTCTAAACCGTTTGAAGGATTTAACAAGTTCCATCCAGTGGCAAAAATTCTAATTCCATTATTAAACGACAAACACCCAGAGTATTTAGTAGACGATTACTCAATCAAGTGGAACTTTACGAAGTTCTTAATTAGCCCAGAGGGTGAAGTAGTGAAACGCTTAGAGTGTACAACTGATATTATTGATTTAGAGTTAGATATAGAGAAGTTATTGGAAACTACACACGCTTAA
- a CDS encoding cupin, whose translation MKIFRFNQEVGKQINAFGSNFVMSRIGNYHGEFQLGCMHIDKYGLVGRHEATTNQLFLVIEGEGWVTGETDEKLTIKAGEAAFWIKGENHAAGTGNNTMKAIVLEGENVDPAKLMSE comes from the coding sequence ATGAAAATTTTTCGCTTTAATCAAGAAGTGGGCAAACAAATTAACGCATTTGGCTCTAATTTTGTTATGTCTAGAATTGGTAATTACCATGGAGAATTTCAATTAGGGTGTATGCACATAGATAAGTACGGCTTAGTTGGGCGACACGAGGCAACGACGAATCAGCTCTTTCTAGTCATCGAGGGAGAAGGGTGGGTAACCGGAGAAACGGATGAGAAACTCACTATTAAAGCTGGCGAAGCAGCATTCTGGATAAAAGGAGAAAATCATGCTGCGGGAACAGGAAATAACACCATGAAGGCAATAGTACTTGAGGGAGAGAATGTAGATCCAGCAAAACTTATGT
- a CDS encoding AAA family ATPase, translating into MRYKRIHIIGSVGSGKTTLGRQLSSTLHIPVFELDNVVWERSPTGDMRRNDQERDAQLQEIVQKDTWILEGVHHTWVKPSFEKADLIIFLDTSYSKRTYRIITRYCRQKLGIENANYKPSFKIFKSMFSWNAHFEKKSKPEILQILEEFQDKVVIIKNASELRLKD; encoded by the coding sequence TAGGAAGCGGTAAAACAACTCTTGGAAGGCAATTATCTTCTACGTTACATATACCAGTTTTTGAGTTAGATAATGTTGTATGGGAAAGGTCTCCAACTGGTGATATGAGAAGAAATGATCAAGAACGAGATGCCCAGTTACAGGAAATTGTACAAAAAGATACTTGGATTCTTGAGGGTGTTCATCATACATGGGTGAAGCCAAGCTTCGAGAAAGCGGATCTCATTATATTTTTAGACACCAGCTATTCAAAAAGAACGTATCGCATCATTACGAGGTACTGTCGGCAAAAATTAGGGATAGAAAATGCCAATTATAAACCTAGCTTTAAAATTTTTAAGAGTATGTTTAGTTGGAATGCACATTTTGAAAAAAAAAGTAAACCAGAAATCCTTCAGATTTTAGAAGAGTTTCAGGATAAGGTTGTCATTATAAAGAATGCAAGTGAATTGCGATTAAAGGACTAA